A region of Beijerinckia sp. 28-YEA-48 DNA encodes the following proteins:
- a CDS encoding carotenoid oxygenase family protein: MLEIANQIKLTLAADNDHPFLNGPFTPNDKEYTASTPDLKVIGEIPRDLHGIYVRNTHNQVHESIGMYHPYDGDGMLHAMSFEDGKATYRNRFVRTTGFLAEQGAGKSLWPGILAPQLYERRGWGSMGAMKDNAGTDVICHAGKLIASMSQGSEPWRLDPVTLETLGADRSWARKVVHGLASHYKVDWETGEMMFFNYPEVAPFMNYGVIDRHNQLVHYVPIELPGPRWPHDLGITKNYTVLHDLPFFFDHELLKKGQRKLAFHRDVPARFGVIPRHGDNAQVRWFEAKPCFILHLANCYEDGDEVVMDGCIQNDPHKPRVGEGGTKQEQYERIRAHLDKHNNPTLMYRWRFNMRTGQTTEQQIDDEITEFPVCSNDYVGRPYRFSYNVLYQPGEWLFRGLKRYDLARDTTERMEFGEGRYGSEPQIARRLNAKSEDDGYLLTYITDMKANQSECLILDAANIAAEPIARIILPHRISAGTHACWVEGDRIKDEGRSTII; the protein is encoded by the coding sequence ATGCTTGAGATCGCCAATCAGATCAAGCTCACCCTCGCAGCCGACAATGATCACCCGTTCCTCAACGGCCCGTTCACGCCCAACGACAAGGAATATACGGCGAGCACGCCGGACCTAAAGGTGATCGGCGAAATTCCGCGCGATCTCCACGGCATCTATGTGCGCAACACCCACAATCAGGTGCATGAATCGATCGGCATGTATCACCCCTATGATGGGGATGGCATGCTGCATGCCATGTCTTTCGAGGACGGCAAGGCGACCTATCGCAACCGCTTCGTCCGCACCACCGGCTTTCTCGCCGAACAAGGCGCCGGCAAATCGCTCTGGCCCGGCATCCTCGCGCCGCAGCTCTACGAGCGGCGCGGCTGGGGTTCCATGGGCGCGATGAAGGACAATGCCGGCACCGACGTGATCTGCCACGCCGGCAAGCTGATCGCTTCCATGTCGCAAGGCAGCGAGCCTTGGCGTCTCGATCCGGTGACGCTGGAAACCCTCGGCGCCGATCGCTCCTGGGCGCGCAAGGTCGTCCACGGCCTTGCCTCCCACTACAAGGTCGATTGGGAAACCGGGGAGATGATGTTCTTCAACTACCCGGAAGTGGCGCCATTCATGAACTATGGCGTCATCGATCGGCACAATCAGCTCGTTCACTATGTCCCGATCGAACTGCCCGGCCCGCGCTGGCCGCACGATCTCGGGATCACCAAGAATTACACGGTCCTGCACGATCTGCCGTTCTTCTTCGATCATGAATTGCTCAAGAAAGGCCAGCGCAAGCTCGCTTTCCACCGCGACGTACCGGCCCGCTTCGGCGTCATTCCGCGCCATGGCGACAATGCGCAGGTGCGCTGGTTCGAGGCCAAGCCCTGTTTCATTCTGCATCTGGCCAATTGCTACGAGGATGGCGATGAAGTCGTGATGGACGGCTGCATCCAGAACGATCCGCACAAGCCGCGCGTCGGCGAAGGCGGCACCAAGCAGGAGCAGTATGAGCGCATCCGCGCCCATCTCGACAAGCACAACAATCCGACCTTGATGTATCGCTGGCGCTTCAACATGCGCACCGGCCAGACCACCGAACAGCAGATCGACGACGAGATCACCGAATTCCCGGTGTGCAGCAACGACTATGTCGGCCGTCCCTATCGCTTCAGCTACAATGTGCTCTATCAACCCGGCGAATGGCTGTTCCGCGGCCTCAAGCGCTATGACCTGGCCAGAGACACGACCGAGCGCATGGAATTCGGCGAGGGCCGCTATGGCAGCGAGCCGCAGATCGCCCGCCGCCTCAACGCCAAGAGCGAGGACGACGGCTATCTGCTGACCTACATCACCGACATGAAGGCCAACCAGTCGGAATGCCTCATCCTTGATGCCGCCAATATCGCGGCCGAGCCGATTGCCCGCATCATCCTGCCGCACCGCATCTCCGCCGGCACCCATGCCTGCTGGGTCGAGGGCGATCGCATCAAAGACGAGGGACGCTCAACCATCATCTGA
- a CDS encoding MFS transporter yields MSTARLDISAEDTQVQRTLTHEQIRVMGLATLGGMLEYYEFVVFIYLTPILSKLFFPADMPPWIAQLQVLAIFSLGYFIRPVGGIILAVLGDLFGRKRLFAVSLILMAVPTFLIGLLPTYAQVGALAPLLLLVCRLFQGLAIGGEIPGALVFMSEHLHERRLGVACGLMGSGLAIGGLLAAGIVAIIISLPAQDQISYGWRLPFILGGIFGLISAYLRRYVRETPVFEEMRRNKEKASTMPLMDLLRFYPRETLGCFVVSTVPAAIVAGGLLYPVTYLQTFMHIDRHVIHDAAPWASGGLAIGTFVCGLLVDRFGAVRTIMSVAMCAIVAVYAFYLNVSNSLLTTATYFFFFGLLIGFQTMLYVVMIRSFPAQVRYTGIAVGYNLAAAIIGGLSPVILGALAPIVPIAPAHYVAFFALVAIVATPIIWRWRYPLAA; encoded by the coding sequence ATGAGCACGGCACGCTTGGATATCAGCGCGGAAGATACGCAAGTCCAGCGCACACTGACCCACGAACAAATCCGGGTCATGGGCCTGGCGACCTTGGGCGGCATGCTCGAATATTACGAGTTCGTCGTTTTCATCTATCTGACGCCGATCCTCAGCAAGCTGTTCTTCCCCGCCGACATGCCGCCGTGGATCGCGCAATTGCAGGTGTTGGCGATCTTCTCGCTCGGCTATTTCATCCGGCCGGTCGGCGGCATCATCCTGGCCGTTCTCGGCGATCTCTTCGGCCGCAAGCGCCTGTTCGCCGTCAGCCTCATTCTCATGGCCGTGCCCACCTTCCTCATTGGACTGCTGCCGACCTATGCCCAGGTCGGCGCGCTGGCGCCGCTCCTCCTGCTCGTCTGCCGCCTGTTTCAAGGCCTCGCCATCGGCGGCGAAATCCCCGGCGCGCTGGTCTTCATGTCGGAACATCTGCACGAGCGCCGGCTCGGCGTTGCCTGCGGACTAATGGGCTCAGGCCTGGCGATTGGCGGCCTCCTCGCCGCCGGCATCGTCGCCATCATCATTTCTTTGCCGGCGCAGGACCAGATCAGCTACGGCTGGCGACTGCCCTTCATCCTGGGCGGCATCTTCGGCCTGATCTCCGCCTATCTGCGCCGCTACGTGCGCGAGACGCCGGTCTTCGAGGAAATGCGCCGGAACAAGGAAAAAGCCAGCACCATGCCGCTGATGGACCTGCTGCGCTTTTACCCGCGCGAAACCCTCGGCTGTTTTGTCGTCTCCACCGTGCCGGCCGCCATCGTCGCGGGCGGCCTGCTTTATCCCGTCACTTATCTACAGACGTTCATGCACATCGACCGCCATGTCATCCATGACGCGGCGCCCTGGGCTTCCGGCGGTTTGGCCATCGGCACCTTTGTCTGCGGTCTTCTGGTCGATCGGTTTGGCGCCGTGCGCACGATCATGAGCGTCGCGATGTGTGCGATTGTCGCCGTCTACGCCTTCTATCTGAACGTCTCGAATTCTCTGCTCACGACGGCGACCTATTTCTTCTTCTTCGGCCTGCTGATCGGCTTCCAGACCATGCTCTATGTGGTGATGATCCGCAGCTTTCCGGCGCAGGTGCGCTACACCGGCATCGCCGTTGGCTACAATCTCGCGGCGGCAATCATCGGCGGGCTCTCGCCGGTTATCCTGGGGGCGCTGGCGCCAATCGTGCCAATCGCACCGGCGCATTACGTGGCTTTCTTCGCCCTGGTGGCCATCGTCGCGACGCCGATCATCTGGCGCTGGCGCTATCCTCTGGCGGCATGA
- a CDS encoding cysteine hydrolase, protein MNKTNLPAWAKKSAMRRRKAEHPHADLDPRKTALVVIDLQNAFMVKEHAVSLIASAVSIVDNVNRLATAVRGGGGKVFWIQNTFTPETVQSWSNWFEMNLPEATSLSLETQKPGSPGHALYAGLDVREQDDCVQKYRFSAFIEGGSDLPARLRAGGYDTVIIVGTVTNVCCESSARDAAMLNFKTIMVSDANATYDDDAHNATLGTFYALFGDVASTDEIVAWIANNSRPAEAPATKTSARA, encoded by the coding sequence ATGAACAAGACCAATCTGCCGGCATGGGCGAAAAAAAGCGCCATGCGCCGGCGCAAGGCCGAACATCCCCATGCCGATCTCGATCCGCGTAAAACCGCGCTCGTCGTGATCGATCTGCAGAATGCCTTCATGGTCAAGGAACATGCGGTGTCTTTGATTGCGAGCGCGGTGTCCATCGTCGACAACGTCAATCGCCTCGCTACGGCGGTGCGCGGCGGAGGCGGCAAGGTCTTCTGGATTCAAAACACCTTCACGCCAGAGACCGTGCAATCCTGGTCGAACTGGTTTGAGATGAATCTTCCCGAAGCCACCAGCCTGTCGCTGGAGACGCAGAAACCCGGCTCCCCCGGCCACGCGCTTTATGCCGGCCTAGACGTCCGCGAGCAGGATGACTGCGTCCAAAAGTACCGTTTCAGCGCCTTCATTGAGGGGGGCTCCGACCTCCCCGCTCGCTTGCGCGCGGGCGGATATGACACGGTGATCATCGTTGGCACCGTCACCAATGTCTGTTGCGAATCCTCGGCGCGCGACGCCGCCATGCTCAACTTCAAGACCATCATGGTGAGCGATGCCAACGCCACCTATGACGATGACGCCCACAACGCCACGCTCGGCACGTTCTACGCCCTATTCGGCGATGTCGCCTCAACCGACGAAATCGTGGCCTGGATTGCCAACAACAGCCGGCCGGCGGAAGCGCCCGCGACGAAAACGAGCGCAAGAGCCTAA
- a CDS encoding alpha/beta hydrolase: MPHQIIRRDVTFQSEGDPISAWFYEPANAGAEGAPKLRPGIVMAHGFGATKSMHLDSFALRFAAAGFVVVVFDYRRLGESGGVPRQEIDPATQIEDYRNAITWLCTQPGVDADRIGIWGTSYSGGHVLVVGATDLRVKCVVAQVPTISGYAVGKRRFGTAEALAKLNADLHADRLARLQGAAPELRPLVAATPADVGAIYAAPDAIKWYVEAGAAGGGWVNQATLRSIEYSRAYEPGAYVSFISPRPLLMIVAREDFVTPTDLALSAFESARAPKKLVLVPGGHFEPYGAALPQAAGAATDWFVEHLKP; encoded by the coding sequence ATGCCGCACCAAATCATCCGCCGTGATGTGACTTTTCAGTCCGAAGGCGACCCGATCAGCGCCTGGTTCTATGAGCCGGCGAATGCTGGAGCAGAGGGCGCACCAAAACTTCGGCCCGGCATCGTCATGGCTCATGGCTTCGGGGCGACGAAGTCCATGCATCTCGACAGTTTCGCCTTGCGCTTCGCGGCGGCTGGCTTCGTTGTCGTGGTCTTCGACTATCGACGTCTGGGCGAAAGCGGCGGCGTGCCGCGCCAGGAAATCGATCCGGCGACGCAGATCGAGGATTATCGCAACGCCATCACCTGGCTCTGCACTCAGCCCGGCGTCGATGCCGATCGTATCGGCATCTGGGGCACGAGTTATAGCGGTGGTCATGTGCTCGTCGTCGGCGCGACCGATCTGCGGGTGAAATGTGTTGTTGCGCAAGTGCCGACCATCAGCGGTTATGCGGTGGGCAAACGCCGTTTCGGCACGGCCGAAGCGCTGGCGAAACTCAATGCCGATCTCCATGCGGATCGTCTGGCGCGGCTGCAAGGCGCGGCGCCGGAATTGCGTCCGCTTGTTGCTGCCACGCCGGCCGATGTTGGCGCGATCTATGCCGCGCCCGATGCGATCAAATGGTATGTGGAGGCGGGCGCCGCCGGCGGCGGCTGGGTTAATCAAGCGACCCTGCGGTCCATCGAATATTCGCGCGCCTATGAGCCTGGCGCCTATGTGTCCTTCATCAGCCCGCGTCCGTTGCTGATGATCGTGGCGCGCGAGGATTTCGTCACCCCAACCGATCTGGCGCTGTCGGCCTTCGAGAGCGCGCGTGCGCCAAAGAAACTTGTGCTGGTGCCCGGCGGTCATTTCGAACCCTATGGCGCGGCATTGCCGCAAGCCGCCGGCGCCGCGACCGACTGGTTTGTCGAACATCTGAAACCTTGA
- a CDS encoding tripartite tricarboxylate transporter substrate binding protein has translation MLSRRTIMFLSVAALAVMAPVFAIADEAWPTKTLTIIVPYPPGGLTDVVTRPMAAKLSKLLGKTVIVVNQPGAGGKVGLQAMLKAPHDGHTIGTVVPATMVSLPLTDKSYGIDPLKEFTPLTIAVDTFMVLMANADAGKTLKDFTANARTNPGKFNYGTLGAGTSYHFYSVILAKELGLNAVHVVYKGDSNALNDLAGGQIQFLLTSAAAGRAYIDSGKAVPLAVTGTDRIASLPHIPTLREQGVDLVTEGWVGYVVPADVPAPAAKKLEAAMREAINDPDVRKIYSNIGYTVRGSSGEEFRTTVEANLNRFGKLIKDGDIQLAE, from the coding sequence ATGCTGTCACGTCGCACGATTATGTTCTTGAGCGTCGCCGCCCTCGCGGTGATGGCGCCCGTGTTCGCCATCGCCGACGAGGCCTGGCCAACGAAGACATTGACCATCATCGTTCCCTATCCGCCCGGCGGCTTGACCGATGTGGTCACCCGGCCGATGGCCGCCAAGCTCAGCAAGCTCCTCGGCAAAACAGTGATCGTGGTCAATCAGCCCGGCGCCGGCGGCAAGGTCGGTCTGCAGGCCATGTTGAAAGCACCGCACGACGGCCATACCATCGGCACCGTCGTGCCGGCGACCATGGTTTCACTGCCGCTCACCGACAAGAGCTATGGCATCGATCCATTGAAAGAATTCACGCCGCTGACGATCGCGGTGGATACGTTCATGGTTCTGATGGCCAATGCGGACGCCGGCAAGACGCTGAAGGATTTCACCGCCAATGCCCGCACCAATCCGGGCAAGTTCAACTACGGCACGTTAGGCGCCGGCACATCCTATCATTTCTACAGCGTCATCCTGGCCAAGGAGCTCGGTCTCAATGCCGTGCATGTGGTCTATAAAGGCGACAGCAATGCGCTCAACGATCTCGCCGGCGGCCAGATCCAGTTTCTGCTGACCAGCGCAGCCGCCGGTCGCGCCTATATCGATTCAGGCAAAGCCGTTCCCCTGGCCGTCACCGGCACGGACCGCATCGCCTCCCTCCCCCATATTCCCACCTTGCGCGAACAAGGCGTCGACCTCGTCACCGAGGGATGGGTGGGCTATGTCGTGCCAGCCGACGTCCCGGCGCCCGCTGCGAAAAAACTCGAAGCAGCCATGCGCGAAGCCATCAACGATCCCGATGTCCGTAAGATCTACAGCAACATCGGCTACACCGTGCGCGGCTCAAGCGGCGAAGAATTCCGCACCACGGTCGAGGCCAATCTCAACCGCTTCGGCAAGCTCATCAAGGATGGCGACATCCAGCTGGCCGAGTGA
- a CDS encoding alpha/beta hydrolase, with the protein MARGERLPDYSVTGDGDITVYLLHGAYGSKDYWRYEIAELVRAGYRVIAWDAPGYGLSPLPDLPAGGYNIDYLARSFGQLLKATGGHTNVVLGHSLGGIIAPRAALLFPDLVHGLIVSATVGSFATRSAEDQKNYVAERLAPLDQGKTLAESAMPVIKSMFGPKASGPMVDLVTQVAGSTEADTFRSSILAIMAYDGRDTLKQLRLPTLLIAGECDGVGRPEGMRGAAALVPDSEFAVVSGAGHYGWAENQGEFNSAVFDFIQRRVAKAKESAHA; encoded by the coding sequence GTGGCTCGAGGTGAACGGCTTCCGGATTATTCCGTCACAGGCGATGGCGACATCACCGTCTACCTGCTGCACGGCGCTTATGGCTCGAAGGACTATTGGCGCTACGAGATCGCCGAACTGGTGCGCGCCGGCTATCGCGTCATCGCCTGGGATGCGCCCGGCTATGGCCTGAGCCCTCTGCCCGACCTACCGGCTGGCGGCTACAACATCGACTATCTGGCCCGCAGTTTCGGCCAACTGCTGAAGGCAACAGGCGGCCACACCAACGTCGTGCTCGGCCACAGTCTCGGCGGCATCATCGCGCCACGCGCCGCCCTGCTCTTTCCCGATCTCGTCCACGGCCTGATCGTTTCGGCGACGGTCGGCTCCTTCGCCACGCGCAGCGCCGAAGATCAGAAGAACTACGTCGCCGAACGCCTCGCGCCGCTCGACCAGGGCAAGACGCTGGCTGAATCGGCGATGCCGGTGATCAAATCCATGTTCGGTCCGAAAGCCAGTGGCCCGATGGTCGATCTCGTCACCCAGGTCGCCGGATCAACCGAAGCCGATACGTTTCGCAGCTCCATCCTCGCCATCATGGCCTATGACGGGCGCGACACGCTCAAGCAATTGCGTCTCCCGACCCTTTTGATCGCCGGCGAATGCGATGGCGTCGGCCGGCCCGAAGGCATGCGTGGCGCGGCGGCGCTCGTTCCCGATTCCGAATTCGCCGTTGTCAGCGGTGCCGGCCATTACGGCTGGGCCGAGAACCAGGGCGAATTCAACAGCGCCGTGTTCGACTTCATCCAACGCCGCGTCGCCAAAGCCAAGGAGAGCGCCCATGCTTGA